The DNA segment GGACAGTAGCTCTCCTGGCATTTGAAGATGTTAAGAATTGTCCTTATGGAGAGCTTCTAGATGTGTCACAACGCTTGAAAACTGCAAGCGAGCTCAATGCTGCCATACTAACAAGCCAAAGTCATGAGAAAGGTtggttatgtttttttttttttttttttttctcattttgtgaTTTTCTTATTTATTCTCTAGTGAATCAAAGGTACGTCTTATAAGCAACCAAAAAGATCTATTCTTCGAGTCAAAAGAGTAATGAATCACTGAATACACTATGATGGGAAACACCATTTTGTGATGCATGTATAATACATGTTCAAATTGGTCCTCCACCTTGCATTTACCATCTTTCTTATCTCAAAATAATGATCTCATTTCCTGTTAAGCCTAGGCTGAACCATCTCAATCATTTATATTGCTCCTGTAGCAACTTCATACTTTTGACGTAAagtgtttaataatattttccagGAGCCTAGTTGGTAATTCTGTTTTTGACACATGGGAACCTTGTTTAGGAGTTCAAAAGATATGTAAGCAAATTTTGAATAAAATGCCCATCAAAATGTAGATATGCAGTCGAAGTTCTCTGCCACCTCTTATTTTCTTTAGAGGTCAAACCAAACATAGCCATGCTGCTTTCTAGCAAACTAGAGTATGGCGCTTGAGATACCATTATCACTTGATGTGAGTGACTTGTGGCAGATCCAAAGCTTCCAAGTTTGCTGAAGATGCTGATATGGGCTCAGAACCAGCTGGATGAGAAGGCTGCTTATCCAAGAATCAACAATCTAACAACGGCAGCACTCGAAGACCCAGCAGTCTAAATATATGCAGTTTCTCAGATCACTACTAGGTCCATTTCTGTGGTTCCGGACCGGTGCTCCGGTATCGTATAAAAAGGCTCCAACATGCATTATGCGTGGTTGCTAGGCAAAGTTTAGCTTCGTAACTCAGAATGTGTACATTACTGGAATTACTGGAAAGCTCATCATGATTCTCTTTTAATTTGGATGGTATTAAATGGGCTGACATGTGTGTTGAGTTTTTATCTGGATGCATCGGTGGATTGTCATGGTCGACTAGTTGAAATTAATTTTACTTGGCTGCAATTTACAAACTCTCCCAAACAAATGATACACTGCATTTGAATTCTACAACCATTTGTAGGTTTTGTAGCGATACGATACTACGCGATTAAACACGTAGTGGTGCAGTTAACGAGTGAGTGAATTGGTTGGGTCGATGACCATAGAAGGGATGAGTCAGGTAGCTCTGCAAGACTGAGCCATGATGAGCTGTTGATTCTATTAAATTGGAGAACGGAGAAGTTATGTTGGGTCACTTTTGAGATAAGTAGTTATTTTGCCGGCTGATTTTAATGAAAAGAAGTGTGGAATGTTGAGCACAGGGCATTTGAATTCTACAACCCCTCTTCCTCAGGTCTGCACTGGTGATCACAGCAACCTTTACCTGACTAAAAAGATTTCTGCTGCTGACCAAATGGAGCTTGGCAAAAGGATTATTGGGAGGAAATTAAAACCAGTATCTTTGAAGCTTTGTTTCTATCCACTGTTAGTGCAAGTGTTTTTCTTCCTTCCAGTTGGGATAAAATGATTTTGGCTTTTGTTCTTGAAAGGAAAGAATGTTTTGAATCCTCGAAATATCTCTTATAGCATGCAGCAAAGCTTCTTGTTCTTGGCATAATATATAAGTAAACCTCTCTGTGATATTAAAGGTGGATTTCATAAATTTATTGGTAATGGTTGCTACATCAAGTTATGAGATGATCATTGGTGAAAGAACCTATCTATAAATAAGTGACCTGCTTTTGTGAATAATGTATATGAGACGAATCATTTTTCTTTTGTGGTTAATATTATTTCTACAACTCTTGGAAATTATAAAGCAATTAGTTCTTTGTTTCATCATATCTTGATCAGAAAAATCTATCTATCATATGCACTCCTCCTATAGGCTCTGTATCGTCTACAAGTGGTGGTTAATTCATATGTAACAAGTGATCCTTTTCATAAGGTGGAAACGTTGGACTGGGTGGAAGGAAGGTGATGGTGATGCTCTCCCTAAAGTTAAAAAACCTTTTTGTGTGAAAATTATTGTCGAGCTGCTCCTCACTGTTTGCTCGAATTCTTCATTTTCAAACTGATTCTTGTTTTATTTGTAATATATCTTTTTTGGACTGTCCTTttgtaagaaaattattggaattTGCTTAGTTCTCAAACCTATTATGACTTCTTCCCATTGGCACAAAGGTGAGTGGGGCatggccttcttcttcttcttcttcggaagAGGAGGAGCCTTCTTGTTGCCAAGTTACTTCGGTTTCTTTGAAAAGCCAAGTCTCAATTCTTTTGAATCAAATTGTTTATAGGTATGAGTTACATaatcaaagacaaaaaaaaaaaaaatagaggcttTCTATGTGACACGTGGAGACAGCATAAAAGAATCTAAATAATTGGCAATCCCCTAATTGATGATTTAGATGATGAGCAGTTGCAGAACATTCTACTACAATTTGACGCATTAGAAAATTATCAACCGGCTAAACAGAACGAGCGAGCATATAAGATTAATGATGGCACATATTTTGGCACTGCCACAACAATTGATTGTTACACAGTTTTACGTTGTAATTGTTTCTCCAATTACAATACAGAGCATATAACCTTTTTGAGGCCTACTAACATAGGCCAAGTTTGAATGAATAGTTTtcctataaaatatatatatatatatatatatatatatatatatatatatacaaattaaCATTTACCCTTTTTTATTGACCAAATCCAAACTTCACAACAGTAGTAATTGTTTCTCCAATTACAATACAACTACAAGAGTCCAACTGATTCGGAGGTATGCCAACCTAGGATCAGGTCCCCCATTCCTTTGGTGCCAAAGGAATGGGTTTTGTGTGACAGAACAGCCAGCCACTTTGGACGCACGCCTTGTAAACTTTTATTCAACATGAACATTGCCTGGAACTCTGGTCTCCCACCTGTCCCCAAGATGATGAGGCAGGGAAGCAATGCTGTTGTACAAACCGGAAGAGAGAAAATTTGTCACCTTTGCTTATCAACAGGAGGAAGGCCGGAAATAAACAGACATATACCTACGGGTACACATTGCATCACCACTTGGAGCTAATTTAAGTTCCAGAGACCTGGTTGAAAGAGAGTCTACTGGGAGAATCAATTCTAACAATGACTTCTTCACCTCCAGATTCATCGCTTGAATTATCTTCAACATGCCTTACGCTCCTGTCCCTGATTGGTAATGGAGCGATAGAACCCGATTTGCCAGACCTTCTTGGAGCTAGCCTGCTTTGTAGACTACTTCCCTCCGATTGAACAGACACAAGAGATCTGGCATCTGTTGTTCTTGATGGAACTCTAGGGTACGACAGGCTGTGTGAATGATTAGATGTTGAACCGGTCATTATATTTCGGCAGTGGCTACACCTGACATTCACCTGCAGTTCGGAACATCCATGTCAACTTACAAGTGGAAAAAGAAAgcaaatggtatataaagttctaGTTCACTAACCATGCTCCCGTATATGCTTAGTTCCATTGCTTTGGCAGATAAACTTGTTGACTGCCTGATGGATTCATTAGGACTCTGATGATGTCCTGTGGCTTTATACAGATGCTCAGGCCAGCTAAGCAACCCTATATGCTCCATGCTCGGGGTTCTTTGTGGTTCACCAGATTGTAAGATCCACGAGGCAGATCTCTTTTGAAGAGCACCATCAGCCTCAGATACACCAATGTCAAAAAATATCACCCTGGCCCTTGTTTCGACCTGGTACCTGGATGCAGTGTGACAGAAGCTAAGACTGTTCACACCTGCAATTAATGGAAGTAGCTCAAAGATCAGATTTCTGAAATGTAGATATAATCATCAGCTAAACCAAGCACAGCAGCATCTAAAATTTCACAATCGTTGCAGTTTATTGGTGAAAGGATCAAGAGCTACATCTGACCACCCATGCAACATGCTTTCAAATGACCAACATGATAAGACCTGAATAACTGAGCAATAAAAGGTCAGCCTAGCCTCTGGCAAGTTGGAACCTATATCCTGCTAAACCAATAATCTATGATAAATTAATTACCTTCTTTCTGCAATCATTATACAAGTGCATTGGTGATGAAGGTAAAAGAAACCATACTATTTCACCATTtttatagcatctgttcatagctTCAGGGCCCAACCTCTATTGCCCTGAAAAGATGGTTTTCCTAAACTATTGTAGCTTCTCATTCTTTGGTTCTCTAACCACAGAATAATTGCACAAGCAAGTCAAATTACATATGCACAGGCATAAAAATCTGTGTGAATTAACGGACTATTGCGCTGATTTTAGTTTATAGGTATAGTGTGAagttttttattttcctttatcACCCCTCAAACTTTCCCATCTTACCTGCTAACCAGGTTCAAGTACTCACCTAATCAACCAGCAGATAAGTAACATTCAGAATTAGATTAGCAATTACAATTTCACTATTGAAACCTTACAGAAACTCTTTCAGTCATGATTACAAAAGAGTCCTGTAGAGCAAGACATCGAAAATATTAGTTGCTATGGCCAATTCTTAAACAGTTACACTCATCCAAGTCAGTTTGGGTGTCAACTTGCTTTTCAGTCTCTACATAGTCCAACCAAGGAACCAAATCATGTGTGCCGATGCTGGGTTAACCATCTGATTGACTTGTACCATTTGACATGTACCATTCCTACTCTCAAAACATGATAATATGGTATAGAAGGGATTGCCCATTGCAGCAAGTTCTTGAATTCATTAAATTTGCTGACTGGTTCTGGTATCAACTATTTTCATCGACCTCTGTTAGTTCAATTAAAGAATTAGATCACATCATCTGATGCTGGGCGCTAAAGGAACAGATATAATTTATTGGCATGGGATGTAAAGAAAGGGGCCTGACAATTGAAGGAtaagaataagagaaaaaaaaaaaagggaaaagtagAAAAGCAAGTTGGCTTCACACCAAGAACATAGGTTCTAAATTAAAAGAGACTCACAAAGGTCAGAGCCCTAGCCATGCAACCATTCTTACTGTTGCCTTTGAACTTCAAAAACAACAGCCGGTTGGAGAATGAGAAGACGGGGATGGGACTTAAGTTTTAGGCATGATGGTTTTGACTTTTGAATAGATTACTTCATAtgcttataaaataaatatatacatattggTACTGTTTGAAGCACTTTCTGTTTTATATATTGAATTTTAACATATTCTAAGGATAATCAGACACACTGAAGAGCATTCTGTTGCTATATGTAACTAATGGAAGCAGATGTGTGGATTTAGTGAAGTACTAATGGGTAGAACCACAAATATCAATAGTAAGGGTTTATTAATAATACAATAATACATGTAGGAGATTATGCAAACTGGCAGCAAAGATTACATCATAAGCATGCCATGTTCTCAATTTGAGGTTGAGTTAAGAACATACCTATTAACTATGATCAACGTAAGACCACTTAAACATAAGACATATTTTCATACCTGAAGATTCTAAATCAATAAAGCTTTGATCAGTTTGTGATGACAGCAATACTGCTGGAGATGTTATCAACTGTTCTTGATCATTTTGAGTCTTTATAAATCCTTCCAATAAAAATCCAATAGACTTTGGTCTTATTTCTACTGCTTCTCCTCTTATATATTTGTTCATACTTGATCTTTCAGCAATAAGACCCCTCAGTTCTTGCATCGACATTTTCTCAAATATTTGGGGAAGCAAGATTTTAGCTATGACTATAGCACTTTCCTGCAAATTAAACATCAAACAAGAAGAATTAGAAAAACAACATGAAATAGCATTGGGAAAGCTATAAACAATGAACACATTTTACCTCAATTCCCATTTAgttgtaaaattttttatttacaaCAAGGATATGTAAAAATAACAAATAAGCAAGTAGCACAATGTCTAAATTGCAGAATCATGGAATTCAACTTCTCATAAGAGATATATCTACCTTCCTAGTTGCATAAATAGGTAAGCATATACTATAGACTTATCTGTGATGCCAAATTATGGAAAAAAATTTAGTAAACAGCTAAAATATGAGAATGGAGTATAGCAAAAGTACCTGCCAAAGAAAATCTTCAATAGCTGGGTCTGACATAAGTAATGACAGTATCTTTTCAGATTTAATGAAGAAATAATGGACAACAGACTCCGTAACCATGTTGCAAATATATGGCTTTCCAGTTAGAACTTCATataatcccaaagtgcttccatgTGAAAAGGTTGGATGCAGTGAATGCTTGTTTCTCAAGTTCTTACTTGTCCACTGAGAATAAACAAAAAACATGTATCACCATGAAGTTACAAGTACCAAGAAAGCTTAAGTCAAGTATTCACTGTTGTTTGGTTTTCAAGCTCACCTTAACTACTCCAACGGAAATGAACCATATGCCTGTGGGCTTGGAACCCTCTCTATACAAGTTTACACCATGTAATGTCATTGTTTCTTTTGTTGAACTGCCGAGAGGCTCACGGATAGCGGAAGGTAGTGCACCAAGCAAAGGATGGGAGCTTAATAATTCACTGATTTTTGGCATTTTTACCATAGGTGGATTTCTTAGAAGCTTTTTTAAGTCAGTCTGCCAtgttagaaaaaataatttagtaacagaaAAACAAAGGAAAGTTCAAAGGTTAGTGATTTGACCAATGAGTAACCTGCACAGCATCATTGAGATGAAACATCTCCTTTTCTTCTAGTAATCCAACTTGTTCAAGATTTTGCACATACTCATTCAGATGTTTCAATATTGAATAAGTTACTTGTCTGGTCTTCACAACACGGAGGACCTACAAATAAAATTAATACAAAGTTGTAGATCAAGCatatcagatatatatatatatatatatatatatatatatatatatatatatatatatatatatatatatatatatacacacacacacacacagagagagagagagagacagagagagagagagagagaatagcaGAGTAAGCCTATGtatttacaagaaaagagaaagaaaaaccaaAACTATGTAGTATAGTAGGTGACTGTCTTTCTTAAGAAGTTACAGACCTGAGGGAATGTAACACGAACATCTTCCAAGAACTTTCTAGCTTCCTCTCCCTCTGCATTGCTTTCATTGATAACGGCAGTAGCAATTACACTCTCACCTAGTAGAGGACGTATAAACACAGTCATACATGCTAAAGATCAAGAATAATTGATAACTCAAAATTATTTTGCTGGTATCTATTACAATTCAGAAAACGATGGAGACCAGTAGGAACCATTCTGAGTTTAAAAATTCATGAAATGAATTTAGCATGGTGAGTAATACTATCTATTAACatagaataaaaaagaaaaaggtagcagctaacatgtaattttcttcttcttacaGAATATTTCACCTTGATCAACATAGGGCCAATATAtagcacaaagatatgcaaatatatatatatatatatatatatatatatatatatatatatatatatatatatatatatatatatatatatatatatatatatatatatatatatatatatatatatatatatatatatatatatatatataaagtgcacATAGTCAAAGATAATGTACCGAGAAAATCATGGAGTTGTCCCCTTGCTATTCTATGAGCACGAAGAAATGCTGCACATATATAACATGCAGACTCCAATCGTTCCACAGTGAAATATGTGATCAGCCTCCGTGGAAATTTGCTCACTTGAAGGAATCTATAATAGTATGGGAAATGAACACTAGATTTTAAACCCTTCCAATCACATAAAGGATCATTTGCTACTAAATCCATAGCTTCATCAACAGATCGCATCAACAGAGTTGCTGTAGTCTGTGTTATCCTTCCTTCTTCAAGCATTCCCCAGTAAGAAGCCTGAACACCTGAAATATTTCTCTCATTAGATCTGCCACAATAAAGTTAGGATTTGGAGAAGTAATATCTTTCATAAATTTAGTAAGTTCAAATGCAACATGAGATAGAGCACTAGCAGATCTTTCAACAAAAACTAGGAAAAGAAATCTGAAGTATACCGGTCAATAAGAAGCTAATTGGCACAAATCTTGAATGGAAGTGTGGTGGTTTAGAAAAGCAAATTTATCACTTCAGTGTGGCATGTATCACAGCCACAACGAGAATTATATCTAAGACATGCCAAAGATTTCAACAATACAAGCAACTAGATCCAATTTGTCTAAAATTCTCTTTAGAAAACAAATTTCATGACTGACAAAAAAAATTCAACCGTCCAGAAACTCAGGTCTTTAATATTCATTCGATACCCGACCCACAGAAAAGAGCTAGAGATCAACCTTTAAGTTGTTATTGATAAGAAAATAAGCCAAAACATATATTGTCATGACTCATGAACACAATAGATCAAAAAAGTGAAATGCTTCATTTTTGACATTTCTTTCATATTATTATGCAGGTTTGAAGCTGACCTATATAGTAAACTGAATCATCATTAAATAACTTTGTTAATCGTCATGAATGTTCATGTTGTACAAGCAGCTTACCATTTAGAAAACGGACACGAACATCTCTCAGGTTCATCATCTGCATGTAAGACTCACCCTCACTGATATTATGAGGATGTATTTGACCTTCATCCAAGTTACTTAAGCATGTGATGTATCGCCTTACGGTGGGCCAATCAGCCGGCCCAAGTTCTTCATCATCTCCAAGATCACGAAAAGACTCCAAGGCCTTGTTCAACATTTCATACCTTGCATAGTTTAATATCCGAATCTGGCATTATAGGAAattacaagaattaaaaaataaattatagataatACAGGAACTAGAATCATTATAGTATAAATTATATAGTGCTAAATTTTAGCTACATTATATTTCACAAGAAATGTTCTTCTCCACTTTTCGTCTTATCAAATCTTCGTTGTCACCGGGAACATTTATGCTGCCCATTGGAATTGAGATTTCGAGGAAGTGTTTACAAAACCTTCTTTTGTccgaagaaatgattcatcgaaataatgagtCACCCATTCCATTGATATGGACACAAATAGCTTGCCGTGGTAAGCAACAAAATGTGGATAGGAAGAATAGAAAAATGCTTCAAAAGAAAAGAGGGTGaaaagagagcgagagagagagagagagagagaagaaaagtgtCTTAGTCTAATTTCACAACAGCTATGCTATGTAATTAATTTAAGTGAACCAGTCACTGAATAAGGAAAATACAAAGTTGTCCTACAGGtactattataaaattattaactaATGGCACTCATTCTAATTTAGTCATCTAAAGATCCAAATTTATGTGACAAACTCTATTGATCATTCAAAAAAGAGCAAGTTTTGAATATGTGAAATTCCAATTAAttcttaataaataataattataacagATATAAATGTACAACCAACACCTTTGCCATTTCAGATCCAAAATAAAACCATCAACAATGAAAATCAATAAAGTTAAATAAGAGAAATATGAACCATGATATCGTTCTAAAGAAAGCATGGTCCTGCACAATAAATGATTATGACCAGTGAAATTAACAGAAGTAACCTAACCTTCTCTGTCGAGAGTTTATCCATGTCCAGCAGCTGCAGGAAGAACTGAACAGTTGATCCGTTCAAAATTAGTGTCAAGAAAACAGTCCCACCAGTAAAGAATAAAAACTGCATTAAACGAGCATCATCATATTTCAGGTTTCTCTGTTGGGAAAATTAATATGATagctttaacataaaacataccagGGTCCCTAATTCTCGTTTGAGAATTGATTTATCCAAGTTGTCACTGGCACGCTAAAGAATACCAAAATCAGAGGTAACTAAGTTAAATTTTGAAACAGAAGATCATCAATTTCAAATTAGCAAATATTAGTTTGCTTCATTTTATAAAAGGGTCTCTCATGGCACAACACTGCCACCAATGTAAGGTCTAGAAAGGCTTGATATGCCTCGTCATGACCATACAAGTAAAGATATTGTTTCTAGGAAAAacctaaaacaaggaaacatcacAGGTACCAATGTGAATACCAGGACATGATGTCATTGTGGAGAAGTACAAAATAGCATGATACTTGAAACAACCATAGTGTGTACAAAATGATGCATCATGTGCACTTCCAAGAACCATGGAGAAAAGTGTTGAAATATAGAGACCATAGAAAATAAAGCATGGAGATCTAATTTAAAATTCTTCATCCACAATAAGACAAAGTATGAAACAATAAATTTGAACCGATACTTGTACAGGACAAATATTTAACAGCAAACAAACTAGATGTGACTGAGTTTACATGACAATAAGATCTTGCTTTCCAGCCTTCTAATTGATTGGCATTCATAAACAGTGTAGGTGCAAGAATCAAGGCAACCATGAAACATAAACAAATTGagatttaaatctaaaattttaacACACCAGTAACATAACATTTAAATAAAATGGAACTTCTTTCCTCAAAATAGAGGAATTTTTGGACAATAATTTTACTGCAAATAGGACTTAGAAGCCACCAAAAAAACCCTACAAAATAAGTCAACAATCACAAGAAAATGGTGAAAAGGTTACACAACTAGTAATCTAGTTAAATCTAAAGATGGGTCAAATAAGATAAATCCTACATCGTTCACTTTCAGTTGAATGAAACTCACTTTGATTTCTAAAACCTGAAATGTTCTTGGTTTCTAACAAGCCGATGAAATAAATTCCAAAATCAAGTCAAGGGTAATGATCTGACTGAAGTAAACaattgttaacttgaaatttATTTAAACATGGAGCCAAAATATAATTTAGATGATCACCTAGGCTTTAGTATGTTGTCCTATAATAAagacaaaatatttatataatctaGTAACATTCTTTTGTTTTAAGATATATGAACCCTCCCCAAGTCAACTTTCACTTGTTAACATCAATTGCTTCTTAATTCTTATTATAAATAGACCCAGTGTTAGAGACAGTGTGCCTGTGCAATTTCTACTTTGAGGAACATCAAatgcaaataaaagaaaacaattgTGAGGTTATCATCTCCACTGGTAAACTCTACTTCTGTTGTTGAAATCCTATTTAAGACCGCGACAACCATTCCATCTCAGTCCTACAAAAGAAAGGCTACAAGCCCATGGCTTACATTTCCCACGAAAGGTAACTCGCAGTTTCCTACAAGACTACAACGATTTATTATTAAGTAGTTTATGCCTCAGATATACAAGAAAGTATATGTCAATCATGCAAATAGACGTCTTGTCGTTCTAACATGAGCCTGTCCATCCTCAAAAAGATGAATGCAGATTTATGCATAACACATCTTGATGTCCAATTTGTTGCCAAATGAtgattgataaaattatgatcCAGAAAAATAAGTTTGAAAAGTAAGCCAAACTTATGTAACACAACTTTGGTTATAGCAAATGTATGAAAAGTGATCACACAGACTTCATTTTTAGTAGCTTCAAAAGCAAAATCAGCAGTCAATTGTTGTGTTTCTAAGAGGATAGACAACCATGTATCCAATAAATATAAGTGGAGAACACAAAGAGAAGACCACTTACTTTAACAGCGAGTGCCAGGGCTAAAGCAACCGTCCCTCGTAATCCTGACCAGACAAGAATAATTGCCTCTTTCCATGTAAGACCATACCCAAAGTACTGCAGCAGGGGAAATAAAGACCCAACAACTACGATCCGCGAGACTTGAAGATAAGCATAGAGCAAAATGACATAACCCCATGAAGTCCCTGGTCACAACGAAACATTCAGGGTCCAAAGTCCAATTTGACAGTAGTCTTTTGAAAATATCGCAGATATTTACTTTTCTTTTACTAAATAATAtgtattttttcttttacattttaACAACTCACTTCCTAGAAAAAAAAGCAAACTATATAAACTAAAATTTTCTTGAACTTCACCATGTTTGTCTAAGTGTTTGCCTTAACATGGTGTAAAGTAGATCGTCTAAATAAAGTGGCAGAAAAGATCTCCAGAAACTTCGTCAAAAGAATTCAGAGAACTTTTTGAAGTGTTCCCTATGGTAGAAGTTCAAACTGtctgttgttgaattataatcaaTTTGATCCTAAAAGAATTTTCATGGCAAAGACAAGCCATatataaattttcaataaacaATCTATCATAAACATAAGCTACACAGACATACCATGTCTTTCAAAGTGACTATCATTGTTGAGTACAGCTTCAGCAATAACCACTCCACTGAAGCAAAAGAATATAACAGTAAGAGCTTAATCATGGTGCACAGTCGATAAAAGAAATTACCACTTTACAAAAAGAAATCTTCTTAATAAACAGGGTGCCATGGTGCATTATAATGAAATTTTAACTGCCACTATTTATCCAAAAGCACATAAACAAGCATTTGAAAATATCACTACCATATTGTCTATCTCATGATTGTGTTTCTTATGTCAAGGATGAGAGAAACATCTAACAGACAGTATGACAATAAGAACAGAAATAATTATGGTAAGAAAAAAATTTAGTAGAATTGGTTGACTAGGGTTTATCATAGgaatgttgaaaaaaaaaaaactctcatcctAATAGAGAAAAAACAATGAACAAAAGCTTTTTATGAGATCCATGCCTGAACTGAagtatatacatatgaatatgtCCTTCTAAATCTCTCTCCCTTAAGATAATCCAAAGGAGATTAAGAAAGCAATACATTCTTCCTATGTCCAATAACACAAATAATGttatcatcatataaattatttcttgAATTAATGCCATGATGATAGAAAAAGAAGTCCGAATTAGTGGGGTTACCAGGAGAAGTATCTCCCTCAGCTAATGAAACTCATTTGGGAATATTGCCATATTTGTCACACATTTGGGAATAATAGTCTTCATGAAGCTCATTACACTATGTATTTCTTATTTGTAATCAAAGTGTCTCACTAAGTTAGATCTCTTGTGCCCTTGTAGGTGTGTGCTACACTAAATTCAATTTTGTgtcaagaacttgcttcttggctTCTTGCTCCTTTACAAATCCTTCCATCATGGACTGTTCTAGACAATCTGCTAATATCTGTTACTGGATTCTCTAATTCTAAAAAATTCATATCCCATACATAAATGAAGGTAAAAGTCATGAGATTCAGTTATCAATAATACGGTAAAATAAAGATAAGTAGAGGTGAAACTAAATAATAAAAGAATTGCCAGAGCTCTTCTATTTATTGTGTAGATACAAGTCATGAGGGATATAGTACATAACAACATAAAGCCAAAAGATTAAGAAGATGATGGCGGAGTTGTTAAAAACATCATATGAAATCTCCGACATGAAACAACAGATAAACTAGTAATACCTT comes from the Musa acuminata AAA Group cultivar baxijiao chromosome BXJ2-8, Cavendish_Baxijiao_AAA, whole genome shotgun sequence genome and includes:
- the LOC103994780 gene encoding sodium/hydrogen exchanger 8; protein product: MAASAEVPAPYDAGKAKGEGPSPDDAVIFVGISLLLGIGSRHLLRGTRVPYTVALLILGIGLGSIEYGTSGGLGKLGAGIRLWANINPNLLLSVFLPALLFESSFSLEVHQIKRCMVQMLLLAGPGVVISTFFLGVAVKITFPYGWDWKTSLLLGGLLSATDPVAVVALLKELGASKKMNTIIEGESLMNDGTAIVVFQLFYQMVLGRSFNVGDIIKFLSQVALGAAAMGIAFGIVSVLWLGFIFNDTVIEITLTLAVSYIAFFTAQDAAEVSGVLTVMTLGMFYAAFARTAFKGDGQRSLHHFWEMVAYIANTLIFILSGVVIAEAVLNNDSHFERHGTSWGYVILLYAYLQVSRIVVVGSLFPLLQYFGYGLTWKEAIILVWSGLRGTVALALALAVKRASDNLDKSILKRELGTLFLFFTGGTVFLTLILNGSTVQFFLQLLDMDKLSTEKIRILNYARYEMLNKALESFRDLGDDEELGPADWPTVRRYITCLSNLDEGQIHPHNISEGESYMQMMNLRDVRVRFLNGVQASYWGMLEEGRITQTTATLLMRSVDEAMDLVANDPLCDWKGLKSSVHFPYYYRFLQVSKFPRRLITYFTVERLESACYICAAFLRAHRIARGQLHDFLGESVIATAVINESNAEGEEARKFLEDVRVTFPQVLRVVKTRQVTYSILKHLNEYVQNLEQVGLLEEKEMFHLNDAVQTDLKKLLRNPPMVKMPKISELLSSHPLLGALPSAIREPLGSSTKETMTLHGVNLYREGSKPTGIWFISVGVVKWTSKNLRNKHSLHPTFSHGSTLGLYEVLTGKPYICNMVTESVVHYFFIKSEKILSLLMSDPAIEDFLWQESAIVIAKILLPQIFEKMSMQELRGLIAERSSMNKYIRGEAVEIRPKSIGFLLEGFIKTQNDQEQLITSPAVLLSSQTDQSFIDLESSGVNSLSFCHTASRYQVETRARVIFFDIGVSEADGALQKRSASWILQSGEPQRTPSMEHIGLLSWPEHLYKATGHHQSPNESIRQSTSLSAKAMELSIYGSMVNVRCSHCRNIMTGSTSNHSHSLSYPRVPSRTTDARSLVSVQSEGSSLQSRLAPRRSGKSGSIAPLPIRDRSVRHVEDNSSDESGGEEVIVRIDSPSRLSFNQVSGT